Proteins from one Strix aluco isolate bStrAlu1 chromosome 10, bStrAlu1.hap1, whole genome shotgun sequence genomic window:
- the RPL36A gene encoding large ribosomal subunit protein eL42 produces MVNVPKTRRTYCKKCGKHQPHKVTQYKKGKDSLYAQGKRRYDRKQSGYGGQTKPIFRKKAKTTKKIVLRLECVEPNCRSKRMLAIKRCKHFELGGDKKRKGQVIQF; encoded by the exons gTGAACGTCCCGAAAACCCGGCGGACCTACTGCAAGAAATGCGGGAAGCACCAGCCGCACAAAGTCACCCAGTACAAGAAGGGGAAGGACTCCCTGTACGCCCAGG GAAAAAGACGCTACGATAGGAAGCAGAGTGGCTACGGGGGCCAGACAAAGCCCATCTTCCGTAAGAAG GCTAAGACCACAAAGAAGATTGTGCTGAGGCTGGAGTGCGTGGAGCCCAACTGCAGGTCCAAGAGGATGCTGGCCATTAAGAGGTGCAAGCACTTTGAACTGGGAGGAGACAAGAAGAGAAAG GGCCAGGTGATCCAGTTTTAA
- the GLA gene encoding alpha-galactosidase A — translation MAAVRRVLRWALAAAALAAAAALDNGLARTPPMGWLHWERFLCAIDCATDPRRCVSEQLFVEMADVMAAEGWRDAGYEFVCIDDCWMAPTRDEHGRLQADPKRFPSGIRKLADYVHSRGLKLGIYSDVGNKTCAGFPGSYNHYDLDAQTFASWGVDLLKFDGCNSDTLELLAEGYRRMSLALNNTGRSIVYSCEWPFYLRPIQQPNYTEIKQYCNHWRNFFDVYDSWSSIKSILDWTALHQDSIVKIAGPGGWNDPDMLVIGNFGLSWDQAVTQMAMWAVMAAPLFMSNDLRHISPEAKWLLQNKEVIAINQDPLGKQGYQITKDKNFELWERPLSGRAYAVAVLNQQEIGGPQNFTFPLTFLGNGLACNPACAVQQVLPASRDWGVYSWVSSLSVEVNPTGTVLLKVVAL, via the exons ATGGCGGCGGTGCGGCGGGTGCTGCGCTGGGCTCTGGCGGCGGCagcgctggcggcggcggcggcgctggacAACGGGCTGGCGCGGACGCCGCCGATGGGCTGGCTGCATTGGGAGCGCTTCCTCTGCGCCATCGACTGCGCCACCGACCCGCGCCGCTGCGTCAG CGAGCAGCTCTTCGTGGAGATGGCCGACGTGATGGCTGCCGAGGGCTGGAGGGATGCGGGCTACGAGTTTGTCTGCATTGACGACTGCTGGATGGCCCCGACACGCGATGAACACGGCAGGCTCCAGGCTGACCCAAAACGGTTCCCCAGTGGGATCCGCAAGCTGGCCGACTAT GTCCACTCCAGGGGGCTGAAGCTGGGAATCTACAGCGATGTTGGGAACAAGACGTGCGCTGGCTTCCCTGGCAGTTACAACCACTACGACCTGGATGCCCAAACGTTTGCCTCATGGGGTGTGGACCTGCTGAAGTTTGATGGCTGCAACTCTGACACGCTGGAGCTGCTGGCAGAAG GTTACAGGCGCATGTCTCTGGCCCTGAACAACACTGGGAGGAGCATTGTGTACTCCTGTGAGTGGCCTTTCTACTTGAGGCCCATACAGCAG CCCAATTACACAGAGATCAAACAGTACTGCAATCACTGGAGGAACTTTTTTGACGTCTATGATTCCTGGAGCAGCATCAAGAGTATCTTGGACTGGACAGCACTTCACCAGGACAGCATTGTGAAGATAGCTGGGCCAGGGGGCTGGAATGATCCTGACATG CTGGTGATTGGAAACTTTGGGCTGAGCTGGGACCAGGCGGTGACTCAGATGGCAATGTGGGCTGTGATGGCAGCTCCCCTCTTCATGTCCAACGACCTGCGGCACATTAGTCCTGAGGCCAAGTGGCTGCTCCAGAACAAGGAGGTGATCGCCATCAACCAGGATCCGCTGGGCAAGCAGGGATACCAAATCACCAAG GACAAGAACTTTGAGCTGTGGGAGCGGCCCCTATCTGGCCGAGCCTATGCCGTGGCAGTGCTGAACCAGCAGGAGATTGGGGGACCCCAGAACTTCACCTTCCCCCTCACCTTCCTCGGCAACGGGCTGGCCTGCAACCCAGCGTGTGCCGTGCAGCAGGTCCTGCCAGCCAGCAGGGACTGGGGGGTTTACAGCTGGGTCTCCTCCCTGAGCGTGGAGGTGAACCCAACCGGCACCGTGCTGCTGAAAGTAGTGGCACTATAG
- the LOC141927813 gene encoding glycine receptor subunit alpha-4-like isoform X1, whose translation MGALRAGALAFLLLLLLGCLLPRRGPLRLVSGREEIKAASRSSPQPMSPSDFLDKLMGRTSGYDARIRPNFKGPPVNVTCNIFINSFGSVTETTMDYRVNVFLRQQWNDPRLAYREYPDDSLDLDPSMLDSIWKPDLFFANEKGANFHEVTTDNKLLRIFKNGNVLYSIRLTLILSCPMDLKNFPMDIQTCTMQLESFGYTMNDLIFEWLEEQEAVQVAEGLTLPQFILKDEKDLGYCTKYYNTGKFTCIEVKFHLERQMGYYLIQMYIPSLLIVILSWVSFWINMDAAPARVGLGITTVLTMTTQSAGSRASLPKVSYVKAIDIWMAVCLLFVFAALLEYATVNFVSRQHKEFMRLRRRQRRQRMGLSSGTASLESLRQLSGRHSGEHTYATLSQLSSSREEELVRESRFYLRGYGLGHCLQPKDGAGEGPGIYSTPPAGMLLREGESLRRCYSDRAKRIDTISRAVFPFTFLIFNILYWVIYKVLRTEDIHSVP comes from the exons ATGGGCGCGCTCCGGGCTGGCGccctcgccttcctcctcctcctcctcctcggctgcctcctgccccggCGCGGCCCGCTCAG GCTGGTCTCAGGGCGGGAGGAGATTAAAGCTGCTTCCCGAAGCTCGCCCCAGCCCATGTCACCCTCTGATTTCCTGGACAAGCTTATGGGACGAACGTCGGGGTATGATGCCCGGATTCGACCCAACTTCAAAG GTCCGCCTGTCAACGTGACGTGCAACATCTTCATCAACAGCTTCGGCTCCGTCACCGAGACCACCATG GACTACCGGGTGAACGTCTTCCTGCGGCAGCAGTGGAACGACCCCCGCCTGGCTTACCGCGAGTACCCCGACGACTCCCTTGACCTTGACCCCTCCATGCTCGACTCCATCTGGAAGCCAGACTTGTTCTTTGCCAACGAGAAAGGGGCCAATTTCCACGAGGTCACCACTGACAACAAGCTGCTGCGCATCTTCAAGAACGGCAACGTGCTATACAGCATTAG GCTGACGCTGATCCTGTCCTGCCCCATGGACCTCAAGAACTTCCCCATGGACATCCAGACATGCACCATGCAGCTGGAGAGCT TTGGCTACACCATGAATGACCTCATCTTCGAgtggctggaggagcaggaggccgTGCAGGTGGCAGAGGGCTTGACGCTCCCACAGTTCATCCTCAAGGATGAAAAGGACCTGGGCTATTGCACCAAGTACTACAACACAG GCAAGTTCACCTGCATCGAGGTGAAGTTCCACCTGGAGAGGCAGATGGGTTACTACCTGATCCAGATGTACATCCCCAGCCTGCTCATCGTCATCCTCTCCTGGGTCTCTTTCTGGATCAATATGGACGCGGCACCGGCCCGGGTGGGTCTGGGCATCACCACTGTGCTCACCATGACCACACAGAGCGCTGGCTCCCGTGCCTCCCTGCCCAAG GTGTCCTACGTGAAGGCCATTGACATCTGGATGGCGGTGTGCCTGCTCTTTGTCTTTGCCGCCCTGTTGGAGTACGCAACCGTCAACTTCGTCTCCCGCCAGCACAAGGAGTTCATGCGCCTGCGCCGGCGCCAGCGACGGCAGAGGATG GGCCTGAGCAGCGGGACGGCCAGCCTGGAGTCCCTGCGGCAGCTGAGCGGCCGGCACAGCGGCGAGCACACCTACGCGACGCTCTCGCAGCTCTCCAGCTCCCGG GAGGAAGAGCTTGTCCGTGAGAGCCGCTTCTACTTGCGAGGCTACGGGCTGGGCCACTGCCTGCAGCCAAAggacggggctggggagggcccTGGCATCTACAGCACCCCTCCGGCTGGCATGCTGCTGCGGGAAGGGGAGAGCCTCCGCAGGTGCTACAGCGACCGGGCCAAACGCATCGACACCATCTCCCGAGCCGTCTTCCCCTTCACCTTCCTGATCTTCAATATCTTGTACTGGGTCATCTACAAAGTGCTGCGCACGGAGGACATCCACTCGGTGCCCTGA
- the LOC141927813 gene encoding glycine receptor subunit alpha-4-like isoform X2, producing the protein MGALRAGALAFLLLLLLGCLLPRRGPLRLVSGREEIKAASRSSPQPMSPSDFLDKLMGRTSGYDARIRPNFKGPPVNVTCNIFINSFGSVTETTMDYRVNVFLRQQWNDPRLAYREYPDDSLDLDPSMLDSIWKPDLFFANEKGANFHEVTTDNKLLRIFKNGNVLYSIRLTLILSCPMDLKNFPMDIQTCTMQLESFGYTMNDLIFEWLEEQEAVQVAEGLTLPQFILKDEKDLGYCTKYYNTGKFTCIEVKFHLERQMGYYLIQMYIPSLLIVILSWVSFWINMDAAPARVGLGITTVLTMTTQSAGSRASLPKVSYVKAIDIWMAVCLLFVFAALLEYATVNFVSRQHKEFMRLRRRQRRQRMEEELVRESRFYLRGYGLGHCLQPKDGAGEGPGIYSTPPAGMLLREGESLRRCYSDRAKRIDTISRAVFPFTFLIFNILYWVIYKVLRTEDIHSVP; encoded by the exons ATGGGCGCGCTCCGGGCTGGCGccctcgccttcctcctcctcctcctcctcggctgcctcctgccccggCGCGGCCCGCTCAG GCTGGTCTCAGGGCGGGAGGAGATTAAAGCTGCTTCCCGAAGCTCGCCCCAGCCCATGTCACCCTCTGATTTCCTGGACAAGCTTATGGGACGAACGTCGGGGTATGATGCCCGGATTCGACCCAACTTCAAAG GTCCGCCTGTCAACGTGACGTGCAACATCTTCATCAACAGCTTCGGCTCCGTCACCGAGACCACCATG GACTACCGGGTGAACGTCTTCCTGCGGCAGCAGTGGAACGACCCCCGCCTGGCTTACCGCGAGTACCCCGACGACTCCCTTGACCTTGACCCCTCCATGCTCGACTCCATCTGGAAGCCAGACTTGTTCTTTGCCAACGAGAAAGGGGCCAATTTCCACGAGGTCACCACTGACAACAAGCTGCTGCGCATCTTCAAGAACGGCAACGTGCTATACAGCATTAG GCTGACGCTGATCCTGTCCTGCCCCATGGACCTCAAGAACTTCCCCATGGACATCCAGACATGCACCATGCAGCTGGAGAGCT TTGGCTACACCATGAATGACCTCATCTTCGAgtggctggaggagcaggaggccgTGCAGGTGGCAGAGGGCTTGACGCTCCCACAGTTCATCCTCAAGGATGAAAAGGACCTGGGCTATTGCACCAAGTACTACAACACAG GCAAGTTCACCTGCATCGAGGTGAAGTTCCACCTGGAGAGGCAGATGGGTTACTACCTGATCCAGATGTACATCCCCAGCCTGCTCATCGTCATCCTCTCCTGGGTCTCTTTCTGGATCAATATGGACGCGGCACCGGCCCGGGTGGGTCTGGGCATCACCACTGTGCTCACCATGACCACACAGAGCGCTGGCTCCCGTGCCTCCCTGCCCAAG GTGTCCTACGTGAAGGCCATTGACATCTGGATGGCGGTGTGCCTGCTCTTTGTCTTTGCCGCCCTGTTGGAGTACGCAACCGTCAACTTCGTCTCCCGCCAGCACAAGGAGTTCATGCGCCTGCGCCGGCGCCAGCGACGGCAGAGGATG GAGGAAGAGCTTGTCCGTGAGAGCCGCTTCTACTTGCGAGGCTACGGGCTGGGCCACTGCCTGCAGCCAAAggacggggctggggagggcccTGGCATCTACAGCACCCCTCCGGCTGGCATGCTGCTGCGGGAAGGGGAGAGCCTCCGCAGGTGCTACAGCGACCGGGCCAAACGCATCGACACCATCTCCCGAGCCGTCTTCCCCTTCACCTTCCTGATCTTCAATATCTTGTACTGGGTCATCTACAAAGTGCTGCGCACGGAGGACATCCACTCGGTGCCCTGA